The Kineothrix sp. MB12-C1 genome includes a window with the following:
- a CDS encoding elongation factor G: MNVYTTDKIRNVVLLGHGGCGKTSLVEAMAYLSGITSRMGKVTDGNTVSDFGKEEQKRQISISTSVVPIEWDGIKINILDSPGFFDFVGEVEEAVSAADAAIIVVSGKAGMEVGTEKAWEICDRYKLPRFVFVTDMDVDNASFRQVVEDMTNTYGKKMAPFHLPIRENEKFVGYVNVITEAGYRWQGKDVVDCEVPEYSKANLQLYKDTLMETVAETSEEFMERYFGGETFSEAEIRAALRTNIIDGTIVPMTMGSSVLCQGIYTLLDDIVKYMPNPESKEIAGINLKTNEIFQANYDFSKAKSAYIFKTIVDPFIGKYSLVKICSGVFKTDDLIYNSDKDIEEKIGKLYVLQGNKPIEVSELHAGDIGAIAKLTAARTGNTLSTKTSPIKYGKAEISTPYTYLRYHAKNKGDIDKISQSLQKMMHEDPTLKVVNDAENRQMLLYGMGDLHLEVVTSRLRNEYKVEIDLTQPKVAFRETIKKTSDVEYKYKKQSGGHGQYGHVKMRFLPSGDLEKPYEFAQEVVGGAVPKNFFPAVEKGLQESVLKGPLAAYPVVGVKGVLYDGSYHAVDSSEMAFKMATIQAFKKGFMEAGPILLEPIASLKVTIPDAYTGDVMGDLNKRRGRVLGMNPLNGKQVIEADIPMTGLFGYCTDLRSMTGGRGTYSYEFSRYEQAPSDIQEKEVAARAASVSEGGEE; this comes from the coding sequence ATGAATGTTTACACAACTGACAAAATTAGAAATGTAGTATTGCTCGGACATGGGGGATGCGGTAAGACAAGTTTAGTTGAAGCAATGGCATATTTATCCGGTATTACCTCGAGAATGGGGAAAGTAACCGATGGCAATACTGTAAGCGATTTTGGCAAGGAAGAACAGAAAAGACAGATATCTATCTCTACATCAGTTGTTCCAATTGAGTGGGATGGGATTAAGATAAATATATTGGATTCACCGGGATTCTTTGATTTTGTAGGAGAAGTAGAAGAAGCAGTCAGTGCGGCGGATGCTGCCATTATTGTAGTATCCGGTAAGGCCGGTATGGAAGTCGGAACAGAGAAGGCATGGGAGATATGCGATAGATATAAATTGCCCCGCTTCGTGTTCGTAACAGATATGGATGTGGATAACGCTTCTTTCCGTCAGGTTGTGGAAGATATGACGAATACCTACGGCAAGAAGATGGCACCGTTCCATCTGCCTATTCGTGAGAACGAGAAATTTGTCGGATATGTTAACGTAATTACGGAAGCTGGTTACAGATGGCAGGGTAAGGACGTGGTGGATTGTGAGGTACCGGAATATAGTAAGGCTAATTTACAACTTTATAAGGATACGCTGATGGAGACAGTAGCGGAGACGAGTGAAGAATTCATGGAACGCTACTTCGGAGGCGAGACTTTCTCTGAGGCGGAGATAAGAGCCGCTCTTCGTACGAACATCATCGATGGAACGATAGTACCTATGACGATGGGCTCCAGTGTTTTATGCCAAGGTATTTATACACTGCTCGATGATATTGTAAAATATATGCCAAACCCGGAGAGTAAAGAAATTGCGGGAATTAATTTGAAAACAAACGAAATTTTCCAGGCGAATTATGATTTCTCCAAGGCGAAATCAGCTTATATATTTAAAACGATTGTGGATCCTTTTATAGGAAAATATTCACTGGTAAAGATATGTTCCGGCGTATTTAAAACCGATGATCTCATCTATAACAGCGATAAAGATATCGAGGAGAAAATAGGCAAATTATATGTTCTTCAAGGAAATAAGCCGATAGAAGTGAGCGAACTTCATGCGGGAGATATCGGTGCAATTGCTAAGTTGACAGCGGCGCGCACGGGTAACACCCTCTCCACGAAGACAAGTCCGATCAAATACGGTAAAGCTGAGATATCCACTCCTTACACATATTTGAGATATCATGCGAAGAACAAGGGAGATATCGATAAGATATCCCAGTCCTTACAGAAAATGATGCATGAGGATCCGACCCTAAAGGTGGTGAACGATGCGGAAAATAGACAAATGCTGCTTTATGGTATGGGAGACTTGCATTTGGAAGTGGTGACGAGCAGGCTTCGCAATGAATATAAAGTGGAAATAGACTTAACACAGCCTAAAGTGGCGTTTCGGGAGACGATTAAGAAGACTTCCGATGTGGAATATAAATATAAGAAACAGTCGGGCGGACATGGACAATACGGTCACGTAAAGATGAGATTCCTGCCTTCCGGAGATTTGGAGAAACCTTATGAATTCGCACAAGAAGTAGTAGGAGGTGCGGTACCCAAGAACTTCTTCCCTGCGGTAGAAAAGGGCTTACAGGAATCTGTATTAAAGGGGCCTCTCGCTGCTTATCCTGTTGTAGGAGTTAAGGGCGTGCTGTACGATGGTTCTTATCATGCGGTAGATTCCTCGGAAATGGCTTTCAAGATGGCAACGATTCAGGCGTTTAAAAAAGGATTTATGGAGGCAGGTCCTATCTTGCTCGAGCCGATCGCATCTTTGAAAGTAACAATACCGGATGCTTATACCGGAGATGTTATGGGTGATTTGAATAAGAGAAGAGGACGTGTACTCGGTATGAATCCGTTAAATGGCAAGCAGGTAATCGAAGCTGATATTCCGATGACAGGATTATTCGGATACTGTACGGATCTTCGGTCCATGACTGGCGGAAGAGGTACTTATTCTTATGAATTCTCAAGATATGAGCAGGCACCAAGCGATATTCAGGAAAAAGAAGTGGCAGCGAGAGCAGCTAGTGTATCGGAGGGTGGTGAAGAATAA